In a single window of the Clarias gariepinus isolate MV-2021 ecotype Netherlands chromosome 16, CGAR_prim_01v2, whole genome shotgun sequence genome:
- the sec24b gene encoding protein transport protein Sec24B isoform X2, producing the protein MSAPDYTNLNSQSYSATQNGGAPGTAAAYQNGPGQTHPAMYAASNYYAGVPQHGYPTMPPPNAPPGKAPPTSTNYNTNYYPNSHLQGGPTPGTASAFQSPPPSQVPVSSNPAATVATQYPSHSYQQPYSASANYYGQNYSNVAQGQQNPPPASSGANLGPPLYPIVSYPSASGSSQYGTLRSSQAASGAPPPQGVLQPQQQYSQGKGAMPTPPGHQGYGAPPLQQQAAINGQSSAGQQHYNQPPPPPLGPRYGTESVDGHHPLSGTPSTSATSSPGRQSGADSSSTTTGSASPVPNSYESLEGGNYPGSPATAAPPPAPPSEPPKQAPPFGYNYPTMQPGYQQSPPPRPEAVPQQGGAYNPPGFPTYSQPFPSLNQLSTALGGLSGVPELEMEALRPINLLQERNMLPPTQPVPPEPKLSSDLRKVNCSPDTFRCTLTSIPQTQAMLNKARLPLGLLLHPFRDLTQLPVITSNTIVRCRSCRTYINPFVSFLDQRRWKCNLCYRVNDVPDEFMYNPVTRSYGEPHKRPEVQNATVEFIASSDYMLRPPQPAVYLFILDVSHNAVETGYLSVLCQSLLDNLEKLPGDSRTRIGFLTFDSTIHFYNLQEGLSQPQMLIVSDIDDVFTPTPDNLLVNLKESQELVKDLLNSLPKMFMHTRETHSALGPALQAAYKLMTPTGGRVSVFVTQLPTIGMGLLQSREDPNQRSSTKGVQHLGPATDFYKKLALDCSGQQIGVDLFLLSSQYADLASLACMSKFSAGSVFYYPAFHHVHTPALKAKLQKDLQRYLTRKIGFEAVMRIRCTKGMSIHTFHGNFFVRSTDLLSLANVNPDSGFAVQVSIDENLADTPLACFQAALLYTSSKGKRRIRVHTLCLPVVNQLSDVFAGADVQAITCLLANMAIDRSLSCSVSDARDALVNAVVDSLESYRSNISNVQQTSVIAPACLRLFPLYTLALLKQKALRTGTSTRLDERVFAMCEFKCQPLKQIMRMIHPDLYRIDNLSEQGALQLNERVIPQPPLLQLSAEKLTREGAFLLDCGSVMYLWLGRGCNEVFIRDVLGCSDYPSVPVSMTEIPMLETAASERTRAFVSWLQESRGFCAAFYVLKDDASAKSSFFQHLVEDRSESAFSYYEFLLHVQQQLSK; encoded by the exons ATGTCGGCTCCGGATTACACCAACCTGAACTCTCAGAGTTACAGCGCGACGCAGAACGGCGGAGCCCCTGGCACTGCAGCCGCTTACCAAAACG GACCAGGTCAGACTCACCCAGCCATGTACGCTGCCTCGAATTACTATGCTGGCGTTCCTCAGCATGGATACCCCACCATGCCGCCTCCAAATGCCCCTCCTGGGAAAGCTCCACCAACAAGCACCAACTACAACACCAACTACTACCCGAACAGCCACCTTCAGGGTGGGCCAACGCCAGGCACAGCATCTGCATTTCAGTCTCCCCCACCATCCCAGGTCCCTGTCAGTTCCAACCCTGCTGCCACCGTAGCCACTCAGTACCCATCGCATTCATACCAGCAGCCTTACTCCGCGTCTGCGAATTACTATGGACAGAATTATAGCAATGTTGCCCAGGGGCAGCAGAACCCTCCACCAGCATCAAGCGGCGCTAACCTTGGGCCCCCGCTTTACCCCATTGTGTCCTACCCATCAGCCTCTGGAAGTAGCCAGTACGGAACGCTGCGGTCGAGCCAGGCTGCCTCAGGAGCGCCGCCTCCCCAGGGTGTTCTGCAACCTCAGCAGCAGTATTCTCAGGGCAAGGGTGCCATGCCCACACCACCAGGTCATCAGGGTTACGGAGCCCCGCCCCTTCAACAACAAGCTGCCATTAATGGCCAATCAAGCGCAG GCCAGCAGCACTACAATCAACCTCCTCCACCACCTCTCGGTCCTCGTTACGGCACAGAGAGCGTAGACGGACATCACCCGCTGTCGGGCACCCCATCCACGTCCGCAACGTCTTCCCCAGGACGCCAGTCAG GTGCAGACAGCTCCTCCACCACCACAGGAAGTGCATCTCCTGTCCCCAACAGCTATGAGTCCCTGGAAGGAGGAAATTACCCAG GCTCACCAGCTACAGctgctcctcctcctgctcctccaAGCGAACCTCCCAAACAAGCCCCGCCCTTTGGTTACAACTATCCAACCATGCAGCCGGGTTACCAACAAAGCCCTCCCCCCCGACCGGAGGCTGTCCCTCAGCAGGGAGGAGCATATAATCCACCTGGATTTCCAACATATTCACAG ccatTCCCCAGTCTGAACCAGCTGTCGACAGCATTGGGTGGACTGAGTGGCGTTCCCGAGTTGGAGATGGAGGCACTGCGCCCTATTAACCTGCTGCAGGAGAGAAACATGCTGCCCCCAACACAACCCGTTCCACCTGAACCCAAGCTCAGCAGTGACCTGCGCAAAGTCAACTGCAGCCCAGA TACATTTCGATGCACACTGACCAGCATTCCTCAGACTCAGGCCATGCTGAATAAAGCTCGTCTGCCACTTGGACTGCTGCTGCACCCTTTCAGAGATCTGACG CAGTTGCCGGTCATCACCTCCAACACTATCGTCCGCTGCCGTTCGTGTCGGACATACATCAACCCGTTCGTGTCGTTTCTGGACCAACGCAGATGGAAGTGCAACCTTTGCTACCGTGTAAACGATG TTCCTGATGAGTTCATGTATAATCCAGTCACACGTTCCTATGGCGAACCACACAAGAGGCCAGAAGTGCAGAACGCCACCGTAGAGTTCATCGCCTCTTCAGactacatg ctgcGACCTCCACAACCCGCCGTGTATCTGTTTATCCTGGACGTGTCCCATAATGCCGTGGAAACGGGCTACCTGAGCGTGCTGTGTCAGTCGCTACTGGACAATCTGGAAAA GCTGCCTGGCGATTCTCGCACGCGCATTGGATTCCTGACGTTCGACAGCACCATCCACTTCTACAACCTGCAGGAGGGGCTCTCGCAGCCGCAGATGCTCATCGTGTCCGACATTGATG ATGTGTTTACACCGACTCCCGACAATCTGCTGGTGAACCTGAAAGAGAGCCAGGAG cTGGTGAAGGACTTGTTGAACTCGTTGCCTAAGATGTTCATGCACACGCGGGAGACACACAGCGCCCTGGGGCCGGCGCTGCAAGCAGCTTATAAGCTGATGACACCCACGGGGGGCCGCGTGTCCGTGTTTGTGACTCAGCTGCCCACCATCGGAATGGGACTGCTGCAGTCACGAGAGGACCCCAATCAGAGGTCCAGCAccaag GGCGTACAGCACCTCGGCCCTGCTACAGATTTCTACAAAAAGCTGGCTTTGGACTGTTCGGGTCAGCAGATCGGGGTCGACCTGTTCCTTTTGAGCTCTCAGTATGCAGATCTGGCTTCTttag ccTGCATGTCAAAGTTTTCAGCCGGCAGCGTTTTTTACTACCCTGCGTTCCACCACGTCCACACCCCGGCTCTGAAGGCGAAGCTGCAGAAGGACCTGCAGCGCTACCTGACTCGGAAGATTGGCTTCGAGGCTGTGATGAGGATCAGGTGCACCAAAG GAATGTCCATCCACACGTTCCACGGCAACTTCTTCGTGCGCTCCACTGATCTGCTGTCTCTGGCTAACGTCAACCCGGACTCTGGCTTCGCCGTCCAAGTGTCTATAGATGAGAACTTGGCTGATACTCCTCTAGCGTGCTTCCAGGCTGCTCTTCTCTACACGTCCAGTAAAG GCAAACGGCGAATCAGAGTTCACACCCTGTGTCTGCCTGTGGTGAACCAGCTCAGTGACGTGTTCGCAGGCGCCGACGTTCAAGCCATCACCTGCCTGCTTGCCAAcatgg cAATAGACCGCTCCCTCTCCTGCAGCGTCTCGGATGCCCGGGACGCCCTGGTGAACGCGGTCGTGGACTCTTTAGAGTCGTATCGTTCCAACATCTCCAATGTGCAGCAAACCAGTGTCATTGCCCCCGCGTGCCTGCGCCTCTTCCCTCTATACACACTTGCGCTGCTCAAACAG AAAGCGCTGCGGACGGGGACGAGCACACGGCTGGACGAGCGAGTGTTCGCGATGTGCGAGTTTAAGTGTCAGCCCTTAAAACAGATCATGCGCATGATCCACCCTGACCTGTACCGCATCGATAACCTCAGCgaacag GGGGCGCTGCAGCTGAATGAACGGGTGATTCCTCAGCCTCCACTGTTGCAGCTGTCAGCTGAGAAGCTCACCAGAGAGGGAGCCTTCCTCCTGGACTGTGGCAGC GTGATGTACCTGTGGCTGGGGAGGGGCTGTAATGAGGTGTTCATTAGAGACGTCCTGGGCTGTTCTGACTACCCATCCGTACCTGTCAGCATG ACCGAGATCCCAATGTTGGAGACGGCAGCTTCCGAAAGAACCAGAGCCTTCGTGTCTTGGCTTCAGGAATCCAGAGGATTTTGCGCCGCCTTCTACGTGCTCAA AGACGACGCTTCAGCAAAGAGCAGTTTCTTCCAGCACCTGGTCGAGGACCGTTCCGAATCGGCGTTCTCCTACTACGAGTTTCTTCTCCATGTCCAGCAACAGCTGTCCAAATAG
- the sec24b gene encoding protein transport protein Sec24B isoform X1, which yields MSAPDYTNLNSQSYSATQNGGAPGTAAAYQNGPGQTHPAMYAASNYYAGVPQHGYPTMPPPNAPPGKAPPTSTNYNTNYYPNSHLQGGPTPGTASAFQSPPPSQVPVSSNPAATVATQYPSHSYQQPYSASANYYGQNYSNVAQGQQNPPPASSGANLGPPLYPIVSYPSASGSSQYGTLRSSQAASGAPPPQGVLQPQQQYSQGKGAMPTPPGHQGYGAPPLQQQAAINGQSSAGQQHYNQPPPPPLGPRYGTESVDGHHPLSGTPSTSATSSPGRQSGLLIGGYGVNRAASSSTGLPGDHSSSSSDHEDEDEEDEEAGADSSSTTTGSASPVPNSYESLEGGNYPGSPATAAPPPAPPSEPPKQAPPFGYNYPTMQPGYQQSPPPRPEAVPQQGGAYNPPGFPTYSQPFPSLNQLSTALGGLSGVPELEMEALRPINLLQERNMLPPTQPVPPEPKLSSDLRKVNCSPDTFRCTLTSIPQTQAMLNKARLPLGLLLHPFRDLTQLPVITSNTIVRCRSCRTYINPFVSFLDQRRWKCNLCYRVNDVPDEFMYNPVTRSYGEPHKRPEVQNATVEFIASSDYMLRPPQPAVYLFILDVSHNAVETGYLSVLCQSLLDNLEKLPGDSRTRIGFLTFDSTIHFYNLQEGLSQPQMLIVSDIDDVFTPTPDNLLVNLKESQELVKDLLNSLPKMFMHTRETHSALGPALQAAYKLMTPTGGRVSVFVTQLPTIGMGLLQSREDPNQRSSTKGVQHLGPATDFYKKLALDCSGQQIGVDLFLLSSQYADLASLACMSKFSAGSVFYYPAFHHVHTPALKAKLQKDLQRYLTRKIGFEAVMRIRCTKGMSIHTFHGNFFVRSTDLLSLANVNPDSGFAVQVSIDENLADTPLACFQAALLYTSSKGKRRIRVHTLCLPVVNQLSDVFAGADVQAITCLLANMAIDRSLSCSVSDARDALVNAVVDSLESYRSNISNVQQTSVIAPACLRLFPLYTLALLKQKALRTGTSTRLDERVFAMCEFKCQPLKQIMRMIHPDLYRIDNLSEQGALQLNERVIPQPPLLQLSAEKLTREGAFLLDCGSVMYLWLGRGCNEVFIRDVLGCSDYPSVPVSMTEIPMLETAASERTRAFVSWLQESRGFCAAFYVLKDDASAKSSFFQHLVEDRSESAFSYYEFLLHVQQQLSK from the exons ATGTCGGCTCCGGATTACACCAACCTGAACTCTCAGAGTTACAGCGCGACGCAGAACGGCGGAGCCCCTGGCACTGCAGCCGCTTACCAAAACG GACCAGGTCAGACTCACCCAGCCATGTACGCTGCCTCGAATTACTATGCTGGCGTTCCTCAGCATGGATACCCCACCATGCCGCCTCCAAATGCCCCTCCTGGGAAAGCTCCACCAACAAGCACCAACTACAACACCAACTACTACCCGAACAGCCACCTTCAGGGTGGGCCAACGCCAGGCACAGCATCTGCATTTCAGTCTCCCCCACCATCCCAGGTCCCTGTCAGTTCCAACCCTGCTGCCACCGTAGCCACTCAGTACCCATCGCATTCATACCAGCAGCCTTACTCCGCGTCTGCGAATTACTATGGACAGAATTATAGCAATGTTGCCCAGGGGCAGCAGAACCCTCCACCAGCATCAAGCGGCGCTAACCTTGGGCCCCCGCTTTACCCCATTGTGTCCTACCCATCAGCCTCTGGAAGTAGCCAGTACGGAACGCTGCGGTCGAGCCAGGCTGCCTCAGGAGCGCCGCCTCCCCAGGGTGTTCTGCAACCTCAGCAGCAGTATTCTCAGGGCAAGGGTGCCATGCCCACACCACCAGGTCATCAGGGTTACGGAGCCCCGCCCCTTCAACAACAAGCTGCCATTAATGGCCAATCAAGCGCAG GCCAGCAGCACTACAATCAACCTCCTCCACCACCTCTCGGTCCTCGTTACGGCACAGAGAGCGTAGACGGACATCACCCGCTGTCGGGCACCCCATCCACGTCCGCAACGTCTTCCCCAGGACGCCAGTCAG GGCTGCTGATTGGTGGATATGGGGTCAATAGAGCTGCTAGTTCATCCACAGGGTTGCCAGGTGACCACTCCTCATCCAGTTCGGACCACGAGGAcgaggatgaggaggatgaggaAGCAG GTGCAGACAGCTCCTCCACCACCACAGGAAGTGCATCTCCTGTCCCCAACAGCTATGAGTCCCTGGAAGGAGGAAATTACCCAG GCTCACCAGCTACAGctgctcctcctcctgctcctccaAGCGAACCTCCCAAACAAGCCCCGCCCTTTGGTTACAACTATCCAACCATGCAGCCGGGTTACCAACAAAGCCCTCCCCCCCGACCGGAGGCTGTCCCTCAGCAGGGAGGAGCATATAATCCACCTGGATTTCCAACATATTCACAG ccatTCCCCAGTCTGAACCAGCTGTCGACAGCATTGGGTGGACTGAGTGGCGTTCCCGAGTTGGAGATGGAGGCACTGCGCCCTATTAACCTGCTGCAGGAGAGAAACATGCTGCCCCCAACACAACCCGTTCCACCTGAACCCAAGCTCAGCAGTGACCTGCGCAAAGTCAACTGCAGCCCAGA TACATTTCGATGCACACTGACCAGCATTCCTCAGACTCAGGCCATGCTGAATAAAGCTCGTCTGCCACTTGGACTGCTGCTGCACCCTTTCAGAGATCTGACG CAGTTGCCGGTCATCACCTCCAACACTATCGTCCGCTGCCGTTCGTGTCGGACATACATCAACCCGTTCGTGTCGTTTCTGGACCAACGCAGATGGAAGTGCAACCTTTGCTACCGTGTAAACGATG TTCCTGATGAGTTCATGTATAATCCAGTCACACGTTCCTATGGCGAACCACACAAGAGGCCAGAAGTGCAGAACGCCACCGTAGAGTTCATCGCCTCTTCAGactacatg ctgcGACCTCCACAACCCGCCGTGTATCTGTTTATCCTGGACGTGTCCCATAATGCCGTGGAAACGGGCTACCTGAGCGTGCTGTGTCAGTCGCTACTGGACAATCTGGAAAA GCTGCCTGGCGATTCTCGCACGCGCATTGGATTCCTGACGTTCGACAGCACCATCCACTTCTACAACCTGCAGGAGGGGCTCTCGCAGCCGCAGATGCTCATCGTGTCCGACATTGATG ATGTGTTTACACCGACTCCCGACAATCTGCTGGTGAACCTGAAAGAGAGCCAGGAG cTGGTGAAGGACTTGTTGAACTCGTTGCCTAAGATGTTCATGCACACGCGGGAGACACACAGCGCCCTGGGGCCGGCGCTGCAAGCAGCTTATAAGCTGATGACACCCACGGGGGGCCGCGTGTCCGTGTTTGTGACTCAGCTGCCCACCATCGGAATGGGACTGCTGCAGTCACGAGAGGACCCCAATCAGAGGTCCAGCAccaag GGCGTACAGCACCTCGGCCCTGCTACAGATTTCTACAAAAAGCTGGCTTTGGACTGTTCGGGTCAGCAGATCGGGGTCGACCTGTTCCTTTTGAGCTCTCAGTATGCAGATCTGGCTTCTttag ccTGCATGTCAAAGTTTTCAGCCGGCAGCGTTTTTTACTACCCTGCGTTCCACCACGTCCACACCCCGGCTCTGAAGGCGAAGCTGCAGAAGGACCTGCAGCGCTACCTGACTCGGAAGATTGGCTTCGAGGCTGTGATGAGGATCAGGTGCACCAAAG GAATGTCCATCCACACGTTCCACGGCAACTTCTTCGTGCGCTCCACTGATCTGCTGTCTCTGGCTAACGTCAACCCGGACTCTGGCTTCGCCGTCCAAGTGTCTATAGATGAGAACTTGGCTGATACTCCTCTAGCGTGCTTCCAGGCTGCTCTTCTCTACACGTCCAGTAAAG GCAAACGGCGAATCAGAGTTCACACCCTGTGTCTGCCTGTGGTGAACCAGCTCAGTGACGTGTTCGCAGGCGCCGACGTTCAAGCCATCACCTGCCTGCTTGCCAAcatgg cAATAGACCGCTCCCTCTCCTGCAGCGTCTCGGATGCCCGGGACGCCCTGGTGAACGCGGTCGTGGACTCTTTAGAGTCGTATCGTTCCAACATCTCCAATGTGCAGCAAACCAGTGTCATTGCCCCCGCGTGCCTGCGCCTCTTCCCTCTATACACACTTGCGCTGCTCAAACAG AAAGCGCTGCGGACGGGGACGAGCACACGGCTGGACGAGCGAGTGTTCGCGATGTGCGAGTTTAAGTGTCAGCCCTTAAAACAGATCATGCGCATGATCCACCCTGACCTGTACCGCATCGATAACCTCAGCgaacag GGGGCGCTGCAGCTGAATGAACGGGTGATTCCTCAGCCTCCACTGTTGCAGCTGTCAGCTGAGAAGCTCACCAGAGAGGGAGCCTTCCTCCTGGACTGTGGCAGC GTGATGTACCTGTGGCTGGGGAGGGGCTGTAATGAGGTGTTCATTAGAGACGTCCTGGGCTGTTCTGACTACCCATCCGTACCTGTCAGCATG ACCGAGATCCCAATGTTGGAGACGGCAGCTTCCGAAAGAACCAGAGCCTTCGTGTCTTGGCTTCAGGAATCCAGAGGATTTTGCGCCGCCTTCTACGTGCTCAA AGACGACGCTTCAGCAAAGAGCAGTTTCTTCCAGCACCTGGTCGAGGACCGTTCCGAATCGGCGTTCTCCTACTACGAGTTTCTTCTCCATGTCCAGCAACAGCTGTCCAAATAG
- the LOC128544153 gene encoding protein transport protein Sec24B-like — protein MYLWLGRGCNEVFIRDVLGCSDYPSVPVSMTEIPMLETAASERTRAFVSWLQESRGFCAAFYVLKDDASAKSSFFQHLVEDRSESAFSYYEFLLHVQQQLSK, from the exons ATGTACCTGTGGCTGGGGAGGGGCTGTAATGAGGTGTTCATTAGAGACGTCCTGGGCTGTTCTGACTACCCATCCGTACCTGTCAGCATG ACCGAGATCCCAATGTTGGAGACGGCAGCTTCCGAAAGAACCAGAGCCTTCGTGTCTTGGCTTCAGGAATCCAGAGGATTTTGCGCCGCCTTCTACGTGCTCAA AGACGACGCTTCAGCAAAGAGCAGTTTCTTCCAGCACCTGGTCGAGGACCGTTCCGAATCGGCGTTCTCCTACTACGAGTTTCTTCTCCATGTCCAGCAACAGCTGTCCAAATAG